DNA from Petropleomorpha daqingensis:
GCGTCCTGCGGATGCACCGCTGGACCGCGCGCGGCGCCCCGCACCACACGCACGTCCGCACGTGCCTGCGCTGCGGCTACGAGCAGGGCCCCTTCAACACGCCCGACGAGAGCCCGACCAGGAACTACCTGACGGGCATCTAGCGCGGCGTTCGGATCGGGTGAGGTCAGCTGCGCGAGGCCTTGCGGGGGTGCAGCAGCCGCTCCACCGCGTCGGCGGTCTGCTGCTTCTCCTTGCGCTCGATCCGCTTCGTCTTGATCGACTTGCCCGACTTCTTCGCTGAGTGGGCGTCGTGCGGGGACTTGTCGGCCATGGCGGTGCTCCCTCGTCGAGGGCTGAGGTGGCGCGGACGCTACGCCGGGGAGTGGCCGAGCGGGAGGGCCTTCCGCCGTCCCTAGGGTGACCTGCGTGTTCCGCGATCCCCAGGTGAACGTCTACGTGGCCGACGTCGAGGGCATGGCGCGCTTCTACCGCGACGTGCTCGGCTTCACCGAGACCTTCCGGACGCCGGCCGAGGGGGCGCCGGTGCACGTCGAACTGCGCATCGGCGCGCTCGTGGTCGGCATGGCCGGGATCGAGGCGGCCCGCGCGATGCACGGCATCGACGTCGGCGGGGACCGGCCGCGGGCAGAGGTGGTGCTCTGGACCGACGACGTCGACGCCGCGTTCGAGGCGGTCGTGGCCGGCGGCGCCCGGCCGCTCGCGGCGCCGCACGACTTCCTCGGCTCGGTGCGCGCCGCCTGGGTGGCCGATCCGGAGGGCAACCCGGTCGAGCTCGTCATGCGCCGGAACGGCTGAACCGGTTCGAGCCGTCTCGACAGCCGCGCCCCTCCCGGTCAGTATCTGCGCAGGTCGGCGGAGGGTGGGCGCGTGCTCGGGTGGATCGGTGGACAGCTGCCGTGGTGGATCACCGGTCCGGGTGTCGGGCTGTGCGTGGTCGCGCTCTACGGCTTGATCAACGCCCGGCTCGGCGTCTCCGGCGCCTGGCTGGCGACCTTGGCACCGGCGGAGGGCTGGCGGCCCGAGCCGTGGCGGCGCACCTTCCTCCTCGCGCTCGTCGGCGGCGCCGCGCTGGCCGCCGTGCTCGGGCCGCCGGTGAGCCTGCACGGGTACGGGCGGCTGTCGGAGGTGCTGCCGCCGGTCGCGCTGGTGCCGGTGCTGCTGCTGGTCGGGGTCGCGCTCGGGTACGGCGCGCGGTGGGCCGGGGGGTGCACGTCGGGTCACGGGATGTCCGGGTGCGCCGCCGGGTCGCCCGACAGCGTCGTGACGACGGCGACGTTCTTCACCGTGGCGGTGGCCGTCACCCTGATCCTGCACGCGCTGACCGGAGGACGGCTGTGAGCCGCGGATTCCGCTGGTCGGCGCTGGCCGTCGGCGCCGTCTTCGGATTTCTGCTGACCGTCAGCGGGCTGGGCGACTACGACACCATCCACGACGGGCTGCTGCTGCAGAACCCGTACA
Protein-coding regions in this window:
- a CDS encoding VOC family protein; translation: MFRDPQVNVYVADVEGMARFYRDVLGFTETFRTPAEGAPVHVELRIGALVVGMAGIEAARAMHGIDVGGDRPRAEVVLWTDDVDAAFEAVVAGGARPLAAPHDFLGSVRAAWVADPEGNPVELVMRRNG
- a CDS encoding YeeE/YedE family protein; this encodes MLGWIGGQLPWWITGPGVGLCVVALYGLINARLGVSGAWLATLAPAEGWRPEPWRRTFLLALVGGAALAAVLGPPVSLHGYGRLSEVLPPVALVPVLLLVGVALGYGARWAGGCTSGHGMSGCAAGSPDSVVTTATFFTVAVAVTLILHALTGGRL